The following proteins are co-located in the Apium graveolens cultivar Ventura chromosome 5, ASM990537v1, whole genome shotgun sequence genome:
- the LOC141660521 gene encoding protein FAR1-RELATED SEQUENCE 5-like: protein MGLKEFVEGAQKALERQFMCEKEEDYNTRHKIRCMRLKTALEQHAASIYTKEMFKIFQDQLVEATKYFMEKDRDRSLEDVEDTYYKCYQPLMVESKRTTYLITFNKLSFWGSCICRMFEHSGIPCHHIIAMLTNRCVAELSKHFVKRRWTRDANRVDGVLPYHMPGDDA from the coding sequence ATGGGGTTGAAAGAATTTGTTGAGGGTGCACAAAAAGCGTTAGAAAGACAATTTATGTGTGAGAAAGAAGAGGATTATAATACACGTCATAAAATTCGTTGCATGCGACTGAAGACCGCCTTAGAGCAACATGCCGCTTCCATTTATACGAAAGAGATGTTCAAAATATTTCAAGACCAATTGGTTGAGGCCACAAAGTACTTTATGGAGAAGGATAGAGACCGTTCCTTAGAAGATGTGGAGGATACGTACTACAAATGTTATCAACCATTAATGGTTGAGTCTAAGAGAACCACTTATCTCATTACCTTCAACAAGTTGTCATTTTGGGGTTCTTGCATATGTAGAATGTTTGAGCATTCGGGCATACCGTGTCATCATATTATTGCCATGTTGACAAATAGGTGTGTTGCCGAATTATCGAAACATTTTGTGAAACGGAGGTGGACTAGGGAtgccaatagagttgatggtgtgtTGCCATATCACATGCCCGGAGATGATGCCTAA
- the LOC141660522 gene encoding protein FAR1-RELATED SEQUENCE 5-like, whose product MHGGEEQVGFHAQHLINVVRDFRKDNLGVNDAQAGLDLLHRLEEESGGKIFIRTLIDEEGRLKCLLWVDPRSLLAYKNFGDVVAFDTTYRTNRYAMSFVPFIGVNHHYQSVLFGFALMRNELKTTFEWVLGTWLESVEGKAPLAIITDQDQGMAGAIQSQLPNTTHFLCSWHISNKYPEKLSTYYAKEEFKDDFNNCIYHSLTEEIFEDRWKALILKYKLEDNTWLQGLYNLKHKWIDAYTRNIFSAGQKITSRSEGMNAFF is encoded by the coding sequence ATGCACGGAGGAGAGGAGCAAGTAGGGTTTCATGCCCAACACTTGATAAATGTCGTGCGAGATTTTAGAAAAGATAATTTGGGTGTGAATGATGCGCAAGCGGGCTTAGATTTGTTACATAGGTTAGAAGAGGAAAGTGGAGGAAAAATTTTTATTCGGACTCTAATTGATGAAGAAGGAAGATTGAAGTGTCTTTTATGGGTTGACCCCCGGTCGTTGTTGGCCTACAAAAATTTTGGTGATGTGGTTGCATTTGATACAACATATCGAACAAATAGGTATGCTATGTCGTTTGTGCCGTTCATCGGGGTAAATCATCACTATCAATCGGTTCTCTTTGGATTTGCACTAATGCGTAATGAATTGAAGACTACATTTGAGTGGGTTTTGGGTACTTGGTTAGAGTCCGTTGAAGGAAAAGCACCTTTGGCTATTATCACTGATCAAGATCAAGGGATGGCGGGGGCAATTCAATCTCAACTACCGAACACGACACATTTTTTGTGTTCGTGGCACATTAGTAATAAATATCCGGAGAAGCTCTCAACCTACTATGCAAAGGAGGAATTTAAAGATGACTTCAACAATTGCATATATCACTCGTTGACCGAAGAAATTTTTGAGGATAGGTGGAAAGCATTGATCTTGAAGTACAAGTTGGAGGATAATACATGGTTGCAAGGCTTGTATAATTTGAAGCATAAGTGGATCGATGCTTATACACGTAACATTTTTTCCGCGGGTCAAAAAATAACTTCAAGAAGCGAAGGAATGAATGCCTTTTTTTGA